A portion of the Blastochloris tepida genome contains these proteins:
- the bamA gene encoding outer membrane protein assembly factor BamA has translation MTYCVRVIGRLVTVVALAAGSMTMAGAGSVMLATQASAQSASSIIVQGNRRVDADTIRGYFRGDRLDAVTIDEGVKGLFATGLFEDVRVSQQGGRLVVTVVENLVINRVAFEGNKKIKDDVLAGEVQSKSRGPLSRAVVQSDVQRILEVYRRSGRYDVRVEPKTIDLPNGRVDLVFEVTEGTKTAVRRIEFVGNKAFGSWKLKDVMNTTESNWLSWIKNSDVYDPDRLNADQELLRRFYLQHGYADFRIISAVADLDRQKNEFNITITLDEGSQYKFGTIDVQSNIRDVDSESLRKVLRTRQGDTYNADLVEKTIEDLTIEVSKKGYAFAQVRPRGDRDAATQQISVAYVIEEGPRVYIERINVRGNTRTRDYVVRREFDIFEGDAYNRVMVDRAERRLKNLGYFKTVKITNEPGSAPDRVILNVDVEDQPTGEFSVAGGYSTAEGFIGEVSVAERNFLGRGYYVRLAGSYGEYSKSAEFNFTDPFFMGYRVAAGFDLFYKQTEPSSSTSASYSNNMVGGTIRFGLPLQDNLSLLLRYSLYQQEIEIGNEAYRDCKADGSNFPECQDNGEASQAFKQIAGDPQIVSLVGYTLAYNTLDSNKQPTKGLYAELKQDFAGVGGDVNFIRTTGDVRWYHDLGSDIVGLLRAQGGYVTGWGDQEFRIMDGFFMGPNLVRGFKSAGIGPRDMGSNNQDALGGSMYWGTTAEVQFPVPWMPKDFGLKGALFADAGSLWDYQGEIYSGMEVYDTNVIRSSVGAGVIWSSPFGPIRIDYAVALSKADYDKTQAFRFSGGTRF, from the coding sequence ATGACTTATTGTGTTCGGGTTATTGGTCGACTGGTCACGGTGGTTGCGCTTGCCGCTGGCAGCATGACCATGGCCGGGGCGGGGTCTGTCATGCTTGCCACGCAAGCGTCGGCCCAGTCCGCGTCGTCCATCATCGTCCAGGGCAACCGCCGCGTCGACGCCGACACCATCCGCGGCTATTTCCGGGGTGACCGGCTCGATGCCGTCACCATCGACGAGGGCGTGAAGGGGCTGTTCGCCACCGGCCTGTTCGAGGATGTGCGGGTCAGCCAGCAGGGTGGGCGTCTGGTGGTCACGGTGGTCGAGAACCTCGTGATCAATCGCGTCGCCTTCGAGGGCAACAAGAAGATCAAGGACGACGTGCTGGCCGGCGAGGTCCAGTCCAAGTCGCGCGGGCCGCTGTCGCGCGCCGTCGTCCAGTCCGACGTCCAGCGCATTTTGGAAGTCTACCGCCGGTCGGGCCGCTACGACGTGCGGGTCGAGCCGAAGACGATCGACCTGCCGAACGGCCGCGTCGATCTCGTGTTCGAGGTCACCGAGGGCACCAAGACCGCCGTCCGCCGCATCGAGTTCGTGGGCAACAAGGCGTTCGGCTCCTGGAAGCTCAAGGACGTGATGAACACGACCGAGTCCAACTGGCTGAGCTGGATCAAGAACAGCGACGTCTATGACCCGGACCGGCTCAATGCCGACCAGGAGCTGCTGCGGCGCTTCTACCTCCAGCACGGCTATGCGGATTTCCGCATCATCTCGGCGGTGGCCGATCTGGACCGGCAGAAGAACGAGTTCAACATCACCATCACGCTCGATGAAGGGTCGCAGTACAAGTTCGGCACCATCGACGTGCAGTCGAACATCCGCGACGTCGATTCGGAGTCGCTGCGCAAGGTGCTGCGCACCCGCCAGGGCGACACCTACAATGCCGATCTGGTCGAGAAGACGATCGAAGACCTGACGATCGAGGTGTCGAAGAAGGGCTACGCCTTCGCGCAGGTGCGCCCGCGCGGCGACCGCGACGCCGCCACCCAGCAGATCTCGGTCGCCTATGTGATCGAGGAAGGACCGCGGGTCTATATCGAGCGCATCAATGTGCGCGGCAACACCCGCACCCGCGACTATGTCGTGCGGCGCGAGTTCGACATCTTCGAGGGCGACGCCTACAACCGCGTGATGGTCGACCGGGCCGAGCGCCGGCTGAAGAACCTCGGCTACTTCAAGACGGTGAAGATCACCAACGAGCCGGGCTCGGCGCCCGACCGCGTGATCCTGAACGTCGACGTGGAGGACCAGCCGACCGGTGAATTCTCGGTGGCCGGCGGCTATTCGACGGCCGAAGGCTTCATCGGCGAGGTCTCGGTGGCGGAGCGCAACTTCCTCGGCCGCGGCTACTATGTCCGTCTGGCCGGCTCCTATGGCGAGTACTCGAAGAGCGCCGAGTTCAACTTCACCGATCCCTTCTTCATGGGATACCGCGTCGCGGCCGGCTTCGACCTGTTCTACAAGCAGACCGAGCCGTCCTCGTCGACGTCGGCCTCCTACAGCAACAACATGGTGGGCGGCACCATCCGCTTCGGCCTGCCGCTGCAGGACAATCTCTCGCTTCTGCTGCGCTACTCGCTCTATCAGCAGGAAATCGAGATCGGGAACGAGGCGTACAGGGACTGTAAGGCCGACGGATCGAATTTTCCGGAGTGTCAGGATAACGGTGAGGCGTCGCAGGCCTTCAAGCAGATCGCCGGCGATCCGCAGATCGTGTCGCTCGTCGGCTACACGCTGGCCTACAACACGCTGGACAGCAACAAGCAGCCGACCAAGGGTCTCTATGCCGAGCTGAAGCAGGACTTCGCGGGTGTCGGCGGCGACGTCAACTTCATCCGTACCACCGGCGACGTGCGCTGGTACCACGATCTCGGCAGCGACATTGTCGGCCTGCTGCGCGCCCAGGGCGGCTACGTCACCGGCTGGGGCGACCAGGAATTCCGCATCATGGATGGCTTCTTCATGGGGCCGAATCTGGTGCGCGGCTTCAAGTCGGCCGGCATCGGCCCGCGCGACATGGGCTCCAACAATCAGGACGCGCTCGGCGGCAGCATGTACTGGGGCACCACGGCGGAAGTGCAGTTCCCGGTGCCGTGGATGCCGAAGGACTTCGGCCTCAAGGGCGCGCTGTTCGCCGACGCCGGCTCGCTGTGGGACTACCAGGGCGAAATCTACAGCGGCATGGAGGTCTACGACACCAACGTCATCCGCTCGTCGGTCGGTGCCGGCGTGATCTGGTCGTCGCCCTTCGGCCCGATCCGCATCGACTACGCCGTGGCGCTGTCGAAGGCGGACTACGACAAAACCCAGGCCTTCCGCTTCAGCGGCGGCACGCGGTTCTGA
- the lpxA gene encoding acyl-ACP--UDP-N-acetylglucosamine O-acyltransferase, producing the protein MARIDPTARVEAGAKLGADVVIGPFCTVGPEVELGDGVELISHAVVTGATRIGARTRIHPFAVIGGPPQALRHAGGESRVEVGADCTLREGVTINGGSDFGGGVTHVGERCFLMAGSHVAHDCHVGDEVIFANNATLGGHCEVGDKVFLGGQCGVHQFVRIGEQSIVGGMTGIEHDVIPFGSALGARAQLGGLNLVGLKRRGFSRDAIHALRRAYRQLFFGPGTLAERVEQVAAAFPDDANVGKIVAFLRAGTKRRITVPRGLDEV; encoded by the coding sequence ATGGCGAGGATCGATCCGACCGCGCGCGTCGAGGCCGGCGCAAAGCTCGGCGCCGATGTGGTGATCGGTCCGTTCTGCACCGTCGGCCCCGAGGTGGAGCTCGGCGACGGCGTCGAGCTGATTTCGCATGCCGTGGTCACCGGCGCGACGCGTATCGGCGCCCGCACCAGGATCCACCCGTTCGCGGTGATCGGCGGCCCGCCGCAGGCGCTGCGCCATGCCGGTGGCGAAAGCCGGGTTGAGGTCGGCGCCGACTGCACCCTGCGCGAGGGCGTCACCATCAATGGCGGGTCCGATTTCGGTGGCGGGGTGACGCACGTCGGCGAGCGATGCTTCCTGATGGCCGGCTCGCACGTGGCGCACGACTGCCACGTCGGCGATGAGGTCATCTTCGCCAACAATGCCACCCTCGGCGGACATTGCGAGGTTGGCGACAAGGTATTCCTCGGCGGCCAGTGCGGGGTGCATCAGTTCGTGCGCATCGGCGAGCAGTCGATCGTCGGCGGTATGACCGGCATCGAGCACGACGTTATTCCGTTCGGCTCGGCGCTGGGCGCGCGCGCCCAGCTCGGCGGGCTCAATCTCGTCGGGCTCAAGCGCCGCGGGTTTTCGCGCGACGCCATCCATGCGCTCAGGCGCGCCTACCGGCAGCTCTTCTTCGGCCCGGGCACGCTGGCCGAGCGGGTGGAGCAGGTGGCGGCCGCCTTCCCGGACGATGCCAATGTCGGCAAGATCGTCGCCTTCCTGCGCGCCGGCACCAAGCGGCGGATCACCGTGCCGCGTGGGCTCGACGAGGTCTGA
- a CDS encoding LpxI family protein encodes MAVADAGPEAGALGILAAGGRVPIMVAEAAARAGRPVFIVALRGLAVPEVARFSHIVVPIGTPGRVFGAFRGAGCREIVIVGSATRPRLRDVRFDFKALLLVTRYARAVLGGDDKLLTWLVRLFEAEGFTVRGAHEIAPELLAGEGPLGRCAPSPADAADIAIGIDYLATAGRFDIGQAVVVVNHRIVAIEAAEGTDLMLARVAELRASGRLRLSGRAGVLVKTPKPDQDRRVDLPAIGASTVAGALRAELRGIAVAAGETLVADAAETVAAADRAGLFVAGIPLGGVSS; translated from the coding sequence GTGGCGGTGGCCGATGCCGGGCCGGAGGCCGGGGCCCTGGGCATTCTGGCGGCCGGCGGCCGGGTGCCGATCATGGTGGCGGAGGCGGCGGCGCGCGCCGGCCGTCCGGTGTTCATCGTGGCGCTGCGCGGCCTCGCCGTGCCTGAGGTTGCGCGCTTTTCCCACATCGTGGTGCCGATCGGCACGCCGGGGCGGGTGTTCGGCGCCTTTCGCGGCGCCGGCTGTCGCGAGATCGTCATCGTCGGCTCGGCGACGCGCCCGCGCCTGCGCGACGTGCGGTTCGACTTCAAGGCGCTGCTGCTGGTCACCCGCTATGCCCGGGCGGTGCTGGGGGGCGACGACAAGCTGCTCACTTGGTTGGTGCGGCTGTTCGAGGCCGAAGGCTTCACGGTGCGCGGCGCCCACGAGATCGCGCCGGAGCTGCTGGCCGGGGAGGGGCCGCTCGGCCGCTGCGCGCCGAGCCCGGCGGATGCCGCCGACATCGCCATCGGCATCGATTATCTCGCCACCGCCGGCCGGTTCGACATCGGCCAGGCGGTGGTGGTGGTCAATCACCGGATCGTCGCGATCGAGGCGGCGGAGGGCACCGACCTGATGCTGGCGCGGGTGGCCGAGCTGCGGGCGTCGGGCCGGCTCAGGCTCTCCGGCCGCGCCGGCGTGCTGGTCAAGACGCCGAAGCCCGACCAGGACCGCCGCGTCGATCTGCCGGCGATCGGCGCCTCCACTGTCGCCGGGGCGCTGCGGGCCGAGCTGCGCGGCATCGCGGTGGCTGCCGGCGAGACGCTGGTCGCCGACGCCGCCGAGACAGTGGCGGCGGCCGACCGCGCCGGCCTGTTCGTCGCCGGCATTCCGCTGGGCGGGGTGTCGTCATGA
- the rseP gene encoding RIP metalloprotease RseP, whose protein sequence is MDLFSALGAFGGGVLGYALPFLFVLTIVVFFHEFGHFWVARRCGVKVEAFSIGFGPELFGFNDRHGTRWRVALVPLGGYVRFLGDENAASVPDGEAVRSMTEAERRVSFFHKTVGQRAAVVAAGPFANFLLAIVIFAGIFTLYGKQITAARVDRVEPGSAAEAAGFQPGDVVMSIDGRPIHSFSDMQRIVGANAGVPLTVEVERGGTRETLVATPELREKKDSFGNVLRTGILGLTRSTTPEDVTYERYDPFTALWMGVQESWFVIDRTVAYIGGLISGRESADQLGGPIRIAQLSGQVAGVGLVALLNLAAVLSVSIGLLNLFPVPMLDGGHLLFYAIEAVRGRPISERAQEMSFRIGLALVVMLMVFATWNDIVHLATS, encoded by the coding sequence ATGGATTTGTTCAGCGCGCTCGGCGCCTTCGGCGGTGGGGTTCTCGGCTACGCTCTGCCGTTCCTGTTCGTCCTCACCATCGTGGTGTTCTTCCACGAGTTCGGGCACTTCTGGGTCGCCCGCCGCTGCGGGGTGAAGGTCGAGGCGTTCTCGATCGGGTTCGGGCCGGAGCTGTTCGGCTTCAATGACCGCCACGGCACGCGCTGGCGGGTGGCGCTGGTTCCTCTCGGCGGCTATGTGCGCTTCTTAGGCGACGAGAACGCCGCCAGCGTGCCCGATGGCGAGGCCGTCCGCTCCATGACCGAGGCCGAGCGGCGGGTGAGCTTCTTCCACAAGACGGTGGGGCAGCGGGCGGCCGTGGTGGCGGCCGGGCCGTTTGCGAATTTCCTGCTGGCCATCGTCATCTTCGCCGGCATCTTCACGCTCTACGGCAAGCAGATCACTGCCGCCCGGGTCGACCGGGTGGAACCGGGCAGCGCCGCCGAAGCGGCCGGGTTCCAGCCCGGCGACGTGGTGATGTCGATCGACGGGCGGCCGATCCACAGCTTCTCCGACATGCAGCGCATCGTCGGCGCCAATGCCGGCGTCCCGCTCACCGTCGAGGTCGAGCGCGGCGGCACCCGCGAGACGCTGGTGGCGACGCCCGAGCTGCGCGAGAAGAAGGACAGTTTCGGCAACGTTCTGCGCACCGGCATTCTCGGCCTGACGCGCTCGACGACGCCCGAAGACGTGACCTACGAGCGCTATGACCCCTTCACCGCGCTGTGGATGGGGGTGCAGGAATCCTGGTTCGTGATCGACCGCACGGTGGCCTATATCGGCGGCCTGATCAGCGGGCGCGAATCCGCCGATCAGCTCGGCGGACCGATTCGCATCGCCCAGCTGTCCGGGCAGGTCGCCGGGGTCGGTCTGGTGGCGCTGCTCAACCTCGCGGCGGTGCTGTCGGTGTCGATCGGCCTTCTGAACCTGTTTCCGGTGCCGATGCTCGATGGCGGCCATCTCCTCTTCTACGCCATCGAGGCGGTGCGGGGCCGTCCGATCAGCGAGCGTGCCCAGGAGATGTCCTTCCGGATCGGGCTGGCGCTGGTCGTCATGCTGATGGTGTTTGCAACATGGAACGACATCGTCCATCTGGCGACGTCGTGA
- the lpxD gene encoding UDP-3-O-(3-hydroxymyristoyl)glucosamine N-acyltransferase translates to MPEPRFFPSPQPVTLGEVAELVGAELPRPVDLYRQISGVAPLDRAGPGDATFFDNTKYLPALAGSHAAACFTRSRHAAQVPAHIAVLVVADPHRALALLSRKLHPEAVKPASVFGAAGVAPGAIIHPTARLEPGVTVDPGAVVGADVEIGSGTCVAANAVIGQNVRVGRDCWIGPGASVTHAMLGNRVIVHGGVRIGQDGFGYVMGPRGHLKVPQLGRVIIQDDVEIGANSTIDRGAGGDTVIGEGTKIDNLVQIAHNVTIGRNCVIVAQVGISGSATLGDFVVIGGQAGVIGHVNVGDGAQIAATSSVKDDVPPGARWGGAPAKPVRAWFREVTLLAKLAAQGEGERPAGKDEGGET, encoded by the coding sequence ATGCCCGAGCCCCGCTTCTTTCCCAGCCCCCAGCCTGTGACGCTCGGCGAGGTGGCGGAACTGGTCGGGGCCGAGCTGCCGCGGCCGGTCGATCTCTATCGCCAGATTTCGGGCGTGGCGCCGCTCGACCGGGCGGGGCCGGGCGATGCCACCTTCTTCGACAACACCAAGTACCTGCCGGCGCTTGCCGGCTCCCATGCTGCCGCCTGCTTCACCCGGTCGCGCCACGCGGCGCAGGTGCCGGCCCACATCGCGGTGCTGGTGGTGGCCGACCCGCACCGCGCGCTGGCGCTGCTGTCGCGCAAGCTGCATCCGGAGGCGGTGAAGCCGGCCTCGGTGTTCGGCGCGGCCGGCGTGGCGCCGGGCGCCATCATTCATCCGACGGCGCGGCTCGAGCCCGGGGTCACCGTCGATCCCGGCGCGGTGGTGGGCGCCGATGTCGAGATCGGCAGCGGCACCTGCGTCGCCGCCAATGCGGTGATCGGCCAGAACGTGCGTGTCGGGCGCGACTGCTGGATCGGCCCCGGCGCCAGCGTCACCCACGCCATGCTCGGCAACCGGGTGATCGTCCATGGCGGGGTGCGCATCGGCCAGGACGGGTTCGGCTATGTGATGGGGCCGCGCGGTCACCTCAAGGTGCCGCAGCTCGGCCGGGTGATCATCCAGGACGATGTCGAGATCGGCGCGAATTCGACCATCGATCGCGGCGCCGGCGGCGACACGGTGATCGGCGAGGGCACCAAGATCGACAATCTGGTGCAGATCGCCCACAACGTCACCATTGGGCGCAACTGCGTGATCGTGGCCCAGGTCGGCATTTCCGGCAGCGCCACGCTGGGCGATTTCGTGGTGATCGGCGGCCAGGCCGGCGTCATCGGCCACGTCAATGTGGGCGACGGCGCGCAGATCGCGGCGACCTCCTCGGTGAAGGACGACGTGCCGCCCGGCGCGCGCTGGGGCGGGGCGCCGGCCAAGCCGGTGCGCGCGTGGTTCCGCGAGGTAACGTTGTTGGCCAAGCTGGCGGCCCAGGGCGAGGGCGAGCGGCCGGCGGGCAAGGACGAAGGGGGGGAGACATGA
- the fabZ gene encoding 3-hydroxyacyl-ACP dehydratase FabZ produces the protein MTAEPGKVLEALDIQRVLALLPHRYPFLMVDRVEKIDSDNSAVGIKAVTINEPHFQGHFPGRPVMPGVLLIEGMAQTAGAICILSRGTNSPSVVYFLTIDNCKFRRPVVPGDVVEFHMTKTAKRRNMWWYHGEAKVNGEIVAEADLGAMLGE, from the coding sequence ATGACCGCAGAACCGGGCAAGGTGCTCGAGGCGCTCGACATCCAGCGCGTGCTGGCGCTGCTGCCGCACCGCTATCCGTTCCTGATGGTGGACCGGGTCGAGAAGATCGACAGCGACAATTCGGCCGTCGGCATCAAGGCGGTCACCATCAACGAGCCGCACTTCCAGGGCCATTTCCCCGGCCGGCCGGTGATGCCGGGCGTGCTGCTGATCGAGGGTATGGCCCAGACCGCGGGCGCCATCTGCATCCTGTCGCGCGGCACCAACAGCCCGAGCGTGGTCTATTTCCTCACCATCGACAACTGCAAGTTCCGCCGGCCGGTGGTGCCGGGCGACGTCGTCGAGTTCCACATGACCAAGACCGCCAAGCGGCGGAACATGTGGTGGTACCACGGCGAAGCCAAGGTCAATGGCGAGATCGTCGCCGAGGCCGACCTCGGCGCCATGCTGGGCGAGTGA